A single window of Streptomyces griseoviridis DNA harbors:
- a CDS encoding DEAD/DEAH box helicase, whose protein sequence is MNPTRTNDRTSRTRRTGGPAFGSTAGSGRGSRYGSPAPSRSGGPSRSGGPSRSGGYGRRSAAVSGEFALPKTITPALPPVEAFADLDMPAQLLAALTAQGLSVPFPIQGATLPNTLAGRDALGRGRTGSGKTLAFGLALLARTAGLRAEPRQPLALILVPTRELAQQVTDALTPYARSVQLRLATVVGGMSISRQANALRGGAEVVVATPGRLKDLIDRGDCRLSQVAITVLDEADQMADMGFMPQVTALLDQVRPEGQRMLFSATLDRNVDLLVRRYLTDPVVHSVDPSAGAVTTMEHHVLYVHGADKNRTTTEIAARDGRVIMFLDTKRAVDKLTDHLLASGVRAAALHGGKAQGQRTRTLTQFKTGHVTVLVATNVAARGIHVDNLDLVVNIDPPTDHKDYLHRSGRTARAGESGSVVTLVTPQQRRDMSRLMTAAGIVPQTTQIRVGEEALTQITGAREPSGVPVTITAPVAERRKRGSGASRGRRSPASAALRRSARQSSFDAAAA, encoded by the coding sequence ATGAACCCCACACGTACGAACGACCGCACCTCCCGTACCCGCCGCACCGGCGGCCCCGCTTTCGGTTCCACCGCCGGTTCGGGCCGGGGCAGCCGCTACGGCTCGCCCGCCCCGAGCCGCTCCGGAGGCCCGAGCCGTTCCGGCGGCCCGAGCCGCTCGGGCGGCTACGGCCGGCGCTCCGCCGCGGTCTCGGGGGAGTTCGCCCTGCCGAAGACGATCACCCCCGCACTGCCCCCGGTCGAGGCGTTCGCCGACCTCGACATGCCCGCCCAACTGCTCGCCGCGCTGACCGCGCAGGGCTTGAGCGTCCCGTTCCCGATCCAGGGCGCGACCCTGCCCAACACCCTCGCGGGCCGCGACGCCCTGGGACGCGGGCGCACCGGCTCCGGCAAGACCCTCGCCTTCGGCCTGGCCCTGCTGGCCCGCACCGCCGGCCTGCGCGCCGAGCCCCGCCAGCCGCTGGCCCTGATCCTCGTCCCGACCCGCGAGCTGGCCCAGCAGGTGACCGACGCGCTCACCCCCTACGCCCGCTCGGTGCAGCTGCGCCTGGCCACCGTCGTCGGCGGCATGTCGATCAGCCGGCAGGCCAACGCGCTGCGCGGCGGCGCCGAAGTCGTCGTGGCCACGCCCGGCCGGCTCAAGGACCTGATCGACCGCGGTGACTGCCGGCTGAGCCAGGTCGCGATCACCGTCCTTGACGAGGCCGACCAGATGGCCGACATGGGCTTCATGCCCCAGGTCACCGCACTCCTCGACCAGGTGCGCCCCGAGGGCCAGCGGATGCTGTTCTCCGCCACCCTCGACCGCAACGTCGACCTCCTGGTCCGCCGCTACCTCACCGACCCGGTCGTGCACTCCGTCGACCCGTCCGCCGGCGCGGTCACCACGATGGAGCACCACGTGCTGTACGTGCACGGCGCGGACAAGAACCGGACGACCACCGAGATCGCGGCCCGCGACGGCCGAGTGATCATGTTCCTGGACACCAAGCGCGCCGTGGACAAGCTCACCGACCACCTGCTGGCGAGCGGGGTGCGGGCCGCCGCACTGCACGGCGGGAAGGCCCAGGGGCAGCGCACCAGGACCCTGACGCAGTTCAAGACCGGGCACGTCACCGTGCTCGTCGCCACGAACGTCGCCGCCCGCGGCATCCACGTCGACAACCTGGACCTGGTCGTCAACATCGACCCGCCGACCGACCACAAGGACTACCTCCACCGCAGTGGCCGCACCGCGCGGGCCGGCGAGTCGGGCAGCGTCGTCACCCTGGTCACCCCCCAGCAGCGCCGCGACATGAGCCGTCTCATGACCGCCGCCGGGATCGTGCCCCAGACCACCCAGATCCGCGTCGGCGAAGAGGCCCTGACCCAGATCACCGGTGCCAGGGAGCCCTCCGGCGTCCCCGTCACGATCACCGCGCCGGTGGCCGAGCGGCGCAAGCGCGGCAGCGGCGCCTCACGCGGCCGCCGCAGCCCCGCCTCGGCCGCCCTGCGCAGGTCCGCACGGCAGAGCTCCTTCGACGCGGCGGCGGCCTAG
- a CDS encoding SCO5918 family protein: MRCVIARFPFDLTKSGVLETMKGVKPEQVVGESVIIGRRTYPVMQVGQVITRQDRRDFSAGEVLRAMTRLGFTCPGLRRAAAPERALTPFQRAAALLGAPAAV, translated from the coding sequence ATGCGCTGTGTCATCGCCCGCTTCCCGTTCGACCTCACCAAGAGCGGCGTCCTCGAAACCATGAAGGGCGTCAAGCCCGAACAGGTCGTCGGCGAGTCCGTGATCATCGGCCGCCGCACCTACCCGGTCATGCAGGTCGGGCAGGTCATCACGCGCCAGGACCGCCGCGACTTCAGCGCCGGTGAGGTCCTCCGGGCCATGACCCGGCTCGGCTTCACCTGCCCCGGCCTCCGCCGGGCCGCCGCGCCCGAGCGTGCCCTCACCCCGTTCCAGCGGGCCGCCGCGCTCCTCGGCGCCCCTGCCGCCGTCTGA